The DNA region TTTCCATGCAGCGAGCTTGGTAGCTACCATTTCCGACAACAGTTTTTCCGTTTCAATCAAAGATACCTGTACGTTTCCGTGCGGATCGCGGTCCAGCGTTAACTGACGTGCAACACCTTCAGGCAGGCTGGCATAGATAGCAGCATTTTCCGGAGAGAGTTTGCGGATGATATAATCACGTTGGTGTGACTTCTTGATCTGAGAGAATTCTTCAGCATTTGCAGCAAGGAAGTCGTTCAACTCAGCGATCAGACGTTTCATAGCCGGGATAAACTCGATAAGACCTTCAGGGATCAAAACCGTACCGAAGTTGTTGCCTTGAGCAGCGCGGTTGGCTACTACCTGTGCAATGTAAGTTACTACATCGTCCAGAGACATATCATTAGCTTCAACTTCTTCTGATACGATACAAACGTTAGGTTGTACCTGCAAAGCACATTCCAGTGCAATGTGAGAAGCAGAACGTCCCATCAACTTGATGAAGTGCCAGTATTTACGAGCTGAGTTACAGTCACGTTGAATGTTACCGATAACTTCAGAGTAAACCTTGCAAGCTGTGTCGAAACCGAAAGAAGTTTCAATCATTTCGTTCTTCAAGTCACCGTCGATAGTCTTCGGACAACCGATTACCTGTACGCCGCACTTCTTAGCTGCATAGTACTCAGCCAGTACGCAAGCATTTGTATTAGAGTCGTCACCACCGATGATAACCAATGCTTTGATATCAAGTTGCTTCAGGATTTCCAGACCTTTTTCAAACTGATCTTCTTTCTCCAATTTAGTACGACCTGAACCGATGATATCGAAACCACCCGTGTTACGGTATTCGTCAATGATATCTGAAGTCAGTTCCATATAGTTATGGTCAACCAAACCGCCGGGGCCAAGAATGAAACCATATAACTTACTGTCTTTATTCAAACTCTTGATACCGTCGAAGATACCGGAAATCACATTGTGACCACCGGGAGCCTGACCACCGGAAAGGATAACCCCCACATTCATAGCGGGGAAGTTAACCACTTCGTCAGTAGCCTCAAACTTGATCAAAGGCATTCCGTACGTGTTAGGGAACAATTTTTGGATAGCTTCCTGATCGGCTACAGATTGAGTAGCTACTCCAGCTACCGCCTTAACGGCACCCTTCAGCGCTTTCGGAAGTTTGGGCTGATAAGCAGCCCTTGCAATTTGCAATGCACTTTTTGTCATTTTATCTAATTATTTAAAGGTGTTAGTAAAGTTTCGTTCAAAAGCGTCGCAAATTTCGTGTTTTTTTCTGAATTATGAAAGGAAGCGCACATCAAAAAAAATATGAAATGTTGGTTTATACCGTGGAAAGTACTTATCTTTACCGGAAATATTTCAATTTATTCACTTAAAACGTAAAGATTATGGCAAGTAGAAGAGAACTTAAGAAAAACGTCAATTATATCGCAGGTGAACTGTTCATGGAGTGTTTGGTAAACAGCTTATACGTACCCGGAACCGATAAAACTAAAGCCGACGAGCTGATGGGCAGAATCCTGAGTGTGCAAGATGAATTTATCAGCCGAATCAGCCATACCGAACCTGGAAATGTAAAAGGTTTCTACAAGAAATTCCGCGAAGACTTTAATAAAGAAGTAGACGCAATTATTGACGCTATCGGCAACCTGAAGTAAGCACCGGGAATGAAAAAAGCAATATACAGCTTTATCTACTATCGCATTTTGGGATGGAAGACAAACGTAACTGTGCCGGATTATGATAAATGCGTGATAACTGCAGCACCTCATACATCTAATTGGGATTTATTTATCGGCAAACTATTTTACGGAGCTATCGGACGGAAAACCTGCTTCATGATGAAAAAAGAATGGTTCTTCTTTCCGCTGGGATTAATATTCAAAGCCGTGGGTGGCATACCGGTGGACCGGGGACGCAAAACATCGTTGGTAGACCAGATGGCGGAAAGATTCGCCAAAAGCAAGAAATTCCAACTCGCCATTACACCGGAAGGAACCCGTAAAGCGAATCCTAATTGGAAGAAAGGATTTTATTTTATTGCATTGAAAGCGCAGGTACCTATTGTAATGATAGGTATCGATTATACCACTAAAACGATTTCTGCGACAAAGGCGATCATGCCATCGGGAGATATCGAAAAGGATATGCGCGAGGTAAAGCTCTATTATAAGGATTTCAAAGGGAAGAACCCGAAGAACTTTGCTTTAGGAAACATTTAAAGTTCTTAATCCCGTATCTTCCTTGTAGTTTCTCCGTATCAACTCCGTGTCTGCTCCGTAGTATCTCCGTATCCGGTCCGTAGCATCTCCGTACTCTTAGATACGGAGTTGATACGGAGATGCTACGGAGCAGACACGAACCGGATACGCTTCTGACTGACAATTGAACGTATAAAACCGATAATCATTTTCTTAACTAAGTATTATGCGTGTAACTCTATTACAGACAGACATCGTTTGGGAAGATAAACAAGAAAATCTCCGCTTGCTCCGGGAAAAGCTGATAAAGCTTCGCGGAGAAGCGGAGATTGTTGTCTTACCCGAAACCTTCTCTACCGGTTTCAGTATGGATAGCCGAAGACTGGCTGAGCCGGTATCGGGTGAAACCATTACCCTCCTGCGTCAATGGGCGGTAGAATTCCAATTCGCCATTACAGGTAGTTATATAGCTTGTGATGAAGAAGCCGATGCAAATAAAAATGCTGTTCCCAGTCCTGATAAGCCTTATTATAACCGTGCTTTTTTCCTGACTCCCGAAGGAGAAGCTTATTACTACGATAAACGACATCTCTTTCGTATGGGCCAGGAAACGGAGCATTTTACAGCCGGTAACCAGCGGCTTGTTATCTCTTACCGGGGGTGGAATATACTGTTGTTAGTCTGCTACGACCTTCGCTTCCCGGTATGGAGCCGGAACGTAAATAATGAATATGATCTTCTGATATACGTTGCCAACTGGCCTGTTCCCCGCCGCCGGGTATGGGACATTCTGTTACAAGCCCGTGCACTCGAAAATATCAGTTATGTTTGCGGTGTCAACCGTATCGGTACGGATGGAAATCAAATGCTATATAATGGCGGCAGCGTCATTTATTCACCAAAGGGCGATTTGCTTGCCAGCGTACCCGACCATGAAGAAGGAACCGCCACCGCAACTCTCGACCTCTCTGTCCTGAGAGATTTCAGACAAAAATTCCCCGCATGGAAAGACGCTGAATGTTTCCTAATTAAGAATTAATAATTAACAATTAAAGCACTATGGAACGAATGAAAGCTAAACACCGCATAGCTGACAGGTTATTCTTTCTGTTATTGACCATCTTAGTTTTTTCCTCTTGCGCAAACAGCAAAAAGGATATTATTCCTTCTGCCGAGTATGCACCTTTTGTGAATGCATATACGGGAGGAGTTATCTCGCAAACTTCGAACATACGTATAGAACTGACGCAAGATCAGCCTATGGTAGATTTGAACAATGAACTGAAAGAAAATCCGTTTAGCTTCTCCCCGTCCCTGAAAGGTAAAGCGTATTGGATCAGCAACAATACAATTGAATTCGTTCCTGAACCAGGAACTTTAAAGCCGGGAGAATTCTATGAAGGTACGTTCCAATTAGGCAGGTTTGTAGAAGTGGACAGTCGCCTGCAAGAATTCAAATTCTCTTTCAGAGTACAGGAACCCAATTTCACACTGTATATCGAACCACTGACAACCATCGACATAGATAGCCATGGCGACTTGGTGACATTGAAAGGTGAAGTACGTTTCAGTGATGCCACTCCCAAAGAAGCAGTTGAGAAAATGCTCTCTGCCAAAGGCGGAAACGGGCAAAGCTATCCGGTCAGTATCACTTCGACAGATCATCCGACGCGTTATCAGTTTGAAATAGCCGGTGTCATTCGCGCAGCGGAAGACTACCAGCTGGAAATCACCGCCAACGGCAGTCCTGCAGGAATCGACCGTAAACAGACAGAAAACGTACTGATCCCTGCCAAGAATAATTTCCGTTTCCTCTCTGCCAAACGCATTGACGAACCGGAGAATGGAATTGAAATAGTATTCTCCGATCCTGTTTCTACTACACAAGACCTGAACGGATTGATTGAAATCCCCGAAGTATCATCTTCCATATTTCAAGTGGAGAATAATAAAGTATATGTTTACTTTGAAGCCAACCAACTGAGCAAACTGACTTTGAATATACACGAAGGAGTGAAAAACAACCGGGATAAATCGCTCGGAACATCACACTCCATCGCATTCAGCGAACTGAATCTGAAACCACAAGTGAGCATGTCTACATCAGCCGCTATCCTGCCCGACTCCAAAAGTTTGATCATCCCTTTCCGGGCAGTCAATCTCTATGCGGTAGATTTAAGTGTAATCCGTATTTTTGAAAACAATGTACTGATGTTCATGCAGACCAATACGCTCTCATCCGCCAGTGAACTGCGCCGTTCCGGACGATTGGTTTATCAGAACACATTGTGGCTGAGCAAGGACAGTACAAAAGACGTGCACCGATGGGAAGATTATTCGATAGACCTTGCCGAACTGATTCGGCAAGAACCGGGTGCTATCTACCGTGTCATACTTTCTTTCCGGCAAGAATACTCAGCCTATCCTTGCAGCGGAACAGAAAAACAAGAGATGAGCTTTACAGACAATACTGCTTCAGAGGGATTGACGAAAGTCAGCGGAAGTAGTACTTTCGAAGAAAATGAAGCTGAATGGGATACACCGGAAACTTATTTCTACTACAATGGTAATGTAAAGATGGACTGGAGCCAGTATAACTGGCGGGAACGCAATAATCCTTGCCATGCCTCCTACTATATGGACTCTGACCGGGCAGCATCGTGCAACGTATTTGCCTCCAATGTAGGAATGATTGTAAAACGGAATTCACTGAACAAGCTGTGGATTGCCGTAAGCAACATCTTGGATACCAAACCGATGGAGAAAGCGAAAGTGACTGTTTACAACTTCCAGTTGCAAGCCATCGGAACCGGTGAAACCAATAGTGAAGGATTTACAGAAATCACTCCGAAAGGTGTTCCTTTCATTGTGGTGGCCGAAGTAGAGAAACAGAAAGCTTATGTTCGTGTGGCAGATGGTGAAGAACAATCTGTCAGCCGGTTCGATGTAGGCGGAAAAGATATTCAGAAAGGATTGAAGGGGTTCGTCTATGGCGAAAGAGGGGTATGGCGACCGGGAGATACGCTGCATGTAAGCTTTATTATGGAAGACCGTGAAAAAAGAATTCCGGATAAACACCCTGTAGCATTGGAATTGTATAATCCGAGAGGACAATTCTATACCAAAATGATTTCCACGCAAGGTGTAAATGGTTTCTACACATTTGACCTGCCGACACGTCCGGAAGACCCAACGGGATTATGGAACGCTTACGTCAAAGTAGGTGGAACCGCTTTCCACAAAAGCCTTCGCATAGAAACTGTGAAACCAAACCTCCTGAAAATTAATCTGAAACTACCGGAGA from Bacteroides sp. MSB163 includes:
- a CDS encoding diphosphate--fructose-6-phosphate 1-phosphotransferase, which translates into the protein MTKSALQIARAAYQPKLPKALKGAVKAVAGVATQSVADQEAIQKLFPNTYGMPLIKFEATDEVVNFPAMNVGVILSGGQAPGGHNVISGIFDGIKSLNKDSKLYGFILGPGGLVDHNYMELTSDIIDEYRNTGGFDIIGSGRTKLEKEDQFEKGLEILKQLDIKALVIIGGDDSNTNACVLAEYYAAKKCGVQVIGCPKTIDGDLKNEMIETSFGFDTACKVYSEVIGNIQRDCNSARKYWHFIKLMGRSASHIALECALQVQPNVCIVSEEVEANDMSLDDVVTYIAQVVANRAAQGNNFGTVLIPEGLIEFIPAMKRLIAELNDFLAANAEEFSQIKKSHQRDYIIRKLSPENAAIYASLPEGVARQLTLDRDPHGNVQVSLIETEKLLSEMVATKLAAWKEEGKFVGKFASQHHFFGYEGRCAAPSNYDADYCYSLGYTAASLIANGKTGYMSSVRNTTAPADQWIAGGVPITMMMNMERRHGEMKPVIQKALVKLDGAPFKAFAAQREQWAINTDYVYPGPIQYFGPTEVCDQPTKTLQLEQAK
- a CDS encoding 1-acyl-sn-glycerol-3-phosphate acyltransferase, translating into MKKAIYSFIYYRILGWKTNVTVPDYDKCVITAAPHTSNWDLFIGKLFYGAIGRKTCFMMKKEWFFFPLGLIFKAVGGIPVDRGRKTSLVDQMAERFAKSKKFQLAITPEGTRKANPNWKKGFYFIALKAQVPIVMIGIDYTTKTISATKAIMPSGDIEKDMREVKLYYKDFKGKNPKNFALGNI
- a CDS encoding amidohydrolase, with protein sequence MRVTLLQTDIVWEDKQENLRLLREKLIKLRGEAEIVVLPETFSTGFSMDSRRLAEPVSGETITLLRQWAVEFQFAITGSYIACDEEADANKNAVPSPDKPYYNRAFFLTPEGEAYYYDKRHLFRMGQETEHFTAGNQRLVISYRGWNILLLVCYDLRFPVWSRNVNNEYDLLIYVANWPVPRRRVWDILLQARALENISYVCGVNRIGTDGNQMLYNGGSVIYSPKGDLLASVPDHEEGTATATLDLSVLRDFRQKFPAWKDAECFLIKN